One stretch of Punica granatum isolate Tunisia-2019 chromosome 5, ASM765513v2, whole genome shotgun sequence DNA includes these proteins:
- the LOC116208113 gene encoding type III polyketide synthase A produces the protein MSANGSNGDSKLCSVQARGTPTPGMATILALGKAFPKQLVLQDRLVEGFIRDTKCGDPSIKEKLAHLCKKTTVQRRYTVMSKEILDKYPELATEGSPTIKQRLEIANPAVLDMAVEASLSCISEWGRKIEDITHLVYVSSSELRLPGGDLHLSAKLGLKSDVGRVMLYFLGCYGGVTGLRVAKDIAENNPGSRVLLTTSETTILGFRPPNNERPYDLVGAALFGDGAAAVVIGADPIPGLESPFMEMNCAVQQFLPGTQNVIDGKLSEEGIYFKLGRDLPLKIEANIQDFCKKLVEKGKITTGRPEFNDLFWAVHPGGPAILNKLENTLGLTSEKLECSRKALMDYGNVSSNTIFYVMENMREELKGKTGEGEEWGLALAFGPGITFEGILMRSLY, from the exons ATGTCGGCAAACGGGAGCAATGGTGACTCCAAGCTGTGCTCGGTGCAGGCTAGGGGCACCCCGACACCGGGAATGGCCACAATCCTTGCTCTCGGCAAGGCGTTCCCGAAGCAACTCGTCCTCCAGGATCGCCTCGTGGAGGGATTCATTCGTGACACCAAGTGTGGCGATCCTTCCATCAAGGAGAAACTGGCCCACCTGT GTAAAAAGACAACTGTGCAGAGAAGGTACACAGTGATGTCCAAGGAGATCCTCGACAAGTACCCCGAACTGGCGACAGAAGGCTCCCCTACAATCAAGCAGAGGCTCGAGATAGCCAACCCAGCTGTCCTGGACATGGCGGTGGAAGCTAGCCTTTCTTGCATCAGCGAATGGGGACGAAAGATTGAGGACATCACCCACCTCGTGTACGTCTCCTCCAGCGAACTGAGATTGCCTGGGGGGGATCTTCACTTATCTGCCAAGCTAGGCCTGAAGAGCGATGTCGGGCGTGTGATGCTGTACTTCTTAGGTTGTTATGGTGGCGTCACTGGCCTCAGGGTCGCCAAGGACATTGCTGAGAACAACCCCGGGAGCCGTGTCCTCTTGACCACCTCGGAGACCACCATACTAGGGTTCCGGCCCCCGAACAATGAGCGACCCTATGACCTTGTAGGCGCGGCACTCTTCGGGGATGGTGCTGCAGCGGTGGTCATTGGGGCCGATCCTATACCGGGCCTGGAGTCTCCTTTCATGGAGATGAACTGCGCGGTCCAGCAATTCTTGCCCGGGACACAGAATGTCATCGATGGCAAACTGTCCGAAGagggcatttattttaagctcGGTAGGGACCTTCCATTGAAAATCGAGGCAAACATTCAGGATTTCTGCAAGAAGCTCGTGGAGAAGGGCAAGATAACCACTGGCCGGCCAGAGTTCAATGACCTGTTCTGGGCCGTGCACCCGGGAGGGCCCGCGATCCTGAACAAGTTGGAGAACACATTGGGGTTGACGAGTGAGAAGCTTGAGTGCAGTAGGAAGGCATTGATGGACTATGGAAATGTTAGTAGCAACACAATCTTCTATGTCATGGAGAACATGCGGGAGGAGCTTAAGGGCAAGACGGGAGAAGGTGAAGAGTGGGGACTAGCCCTGGCATTCGGTCCCGGCATCACATTCGAAGGCATCCTCATGCGAAGCCTCTACTGA
- the LOC116208112 gene encoding pentatricopeptide repeat-containing protein At1g02060, chloroplastic has protein sequence MAAACLLPQHHSRPFLPLLEKQFLRRYLSSQEPSSGLQDEVPRLRSRSSSSTPKTKRARDIAAIINRKSWSRELESSISSLFPSPLSRTTVLQALQLIKSPSKALSFFHWVGSKSGFTHDEQSYFAMLEILGRNRNLNVARNFLFSIAQSSNGDGVYGVRVQDKFFNSLIRSYGRAGLFQESVKLFEDMKSKGVSPSAVTFNCLFSILLKRGRTNKVKSLYDEMLSTYGVSPDAYTFNILIRGFCMNRMVDEGFHFFKEMSRFDVEPDVITYNTLVDGLCREGKVVTASNVVKGMCKKGKDLNPNVVTYTTLVRGFCAKGEIDEALKVVLEMVNRGVKPNIITYNTLVKGLCEAQKFDRIKEVLDGSNFVPDTCTFNTLMHAHCNAGNLGEALQVFEKMQELRVQPDSATYSIMIRSLTQGGEFERAEKYFDELLEKEILSSDKGCRPLAAAYNPMFEYLCRSGKTEKAEKLFRQLMKRGVQDPPSYRTLIMGHCKEGSFVAGFELLVLMLRRDYLPDFEIYLTLIEGLLQNGNPILAYKTLEKMLKSSHHPKTSVFHSVLAELLKKKRVDESASLVMLMLEKQIRQNVHLATDTVRLLLSRGLRDKAFEVIKMLYNNGFVVEVEAIIGFLCESRRLMEAHALSLFALEKQERVGTDLFDSIIRGLCENKRVSEAFSLFYELVERGQTRKLSCLDKLTSTLVAEGRNVEAEFVSKRMPPCAIA, from the exons ATGGCTGCGGCTTGTCTGCTGCCTCAGCATCATAGTCGACCTTTCCTGCCCCTGCTTGAGAAGCAATTTCTCAG GAGGTACCTTTCTTCTCAAGAGCCCAGCAGTGGCCTACAAGATGAGGTACCAAGATTAAGATCAAGATCATCTTCATCGACGCCCAAGACCAAAAGGGCTAGAGACATTGCAGCAATCATCAACAGGAAGTCATGGTCAAGGGAGCTTGAATCCTCCATCTCTTCTCTATTCCCCTCTCCACTCTCCCGGACCACTGTCCTTCAAGCCCTCCAGCTCATTAAGAGCCCCTCCAAGGCCCTGAGCTTCTTCCACTGGGTGGGCTCAAAATCGGGATTCACCCATGATGAGCAGTCCTACTTTGCCATGCTTGAGATCCTAGGCCGTAACCGGAATCTTAATGTTGCTCGCAATTTCCTGTTCTCCATTGCTCAGAGTTCTAATGGGGATGGTGTTTATGGGGTTAGGGTTCAAGATAAGTTCTTCAACAGCTTGATTCGGAGCTACGGTCGTGCCGGGCTGTTCCAGGAATCTGTTAAGCTCTTTGAGGACATGAAGTCGAAGGGAGTCTCCCCTTCTGCTGTTACTTTTAATTGTCTTTTCTCAATTTTGCTGAAACGGGGTCGGACCAATAAGGTGAAGAGCCTGTACGATGAGATGCTAAGTACATATGGAGTTAGTCCTGATGCATACACATTCAATATCTTGATTCGAGGTTTTTGTATGAATAGGATGGTTGATGAGGGGTTTCATTTTTTCAAGGAGATGTCGCGGTTTGATGTTGAGCCCGATGTGATTACGTATAACACTCTTGTTGATGGGCTTTGTAGAGAAGGGAAAGTGGTGACTGCAAGTAATGTGGTAAAGGGAATGTGCAAAAAGGGAAAGGATTTGAATCCCAATGTTGTCACCTACACTACTTTGGTCCGAGGGTTCTGTGCTAAGGGTGAAATTGATGAGGCGCTGAAGGTCGTGCTAGAGATGGTTAATCGAGGTGTGAAGCCAAATATTATTACCTACAACACCCTTGTGAAAGGGCTTTGTGAAGCTCAAAAGTTCGATCGAATCAAAGAGGTATTGGATGGGAGCAATTTTGTCCCTGATACATGCACTTTCAACACGTTGATGCATGCCCATTGTAATGCAGGAAACTTGGGTGAAGCCTTGCAAGTGTTTGAGAAGATGCAGGAGTTGCGGGTTCAGCCTGATTCTGCAACTTATAGCATTATGATCCGGAGCTTGACCCAAGGAGGGGAATTTGAGAGGGCCGAGAAATATTTTGATGAACTTCTTGAGAAGGAGATCCTGTCTAGTGATAAAGGGTGTAGGCCTCTTGCTGCGGCTTATAACCCGATGTTTGAGTACCTGTGCAGAAGTGGGAAGACTGAGAAGGCTGAAAAGTTGTTTAGGCAGTTGATGAAAAGGGGAGTTCAAGATCCTCCTTCTTACAGAACTCTAATCATGGGGCATTGCAAGGAAGGATCTTTCGTAGCAGGCTTCGAGCTGCTGGTGCTGATGCTGAGGCGAGACTACCTGCCCGATTTTGAGATTTACCTTACCTTAATAGAGGGTCTTCTTCAGAATGGAAATCCTATTCTTGCATACAAGACCCTTGAAAAGATGCTAAAAAGCTCTCACCATCCTAAAACTTCTGTATTCCACTCAGTTCTCGCAGAGCTTTTGAAGAAGAAGCGTGTGGATGAGTCTGCTAGCTTGGTTATGTTGATGTTAGAGAAACAAATTAGACAAAACGTCCATCTTGCTACAGATACTGTGAGATTACTCTTGAGTCGTGGGCTACGGGATAAAGCTTTTGAGGTTATTAAAATGCTTTACAATAATGGCTTTGTGGTTGAGGTGGAAGCAATAATTGGTTTCCTTTGTGAGAGTAGGAGGCTTATGGAAGCACATGCGTTGTCTCTGTTTGCATTAGAGAAACAGGAAAGAGTAGGAACTGATTTGTTTGACTCGATAATAAGGGGCCTCTGTGAAAACAAGAGAGTCTCAGAAGCATTCAGCTTGTTTTACGAGTTGGTAGAAAGAGGACAGACTAGAAAGTTGAGTTGCCTTGATAAATTGACCAGTACTCTAGTGGCAGAAGGAAGAAACGTTGAAGCTGAGTTTGTGTCTAAGAGAATGCCCCCTTGTGCAATAGCTTGA